The Diceros bicornis minor isolate mBicDic1 chromosome 22, mDicBic1.mat.cur, whole genome shotgun sequence DNA segment GTTTGTTTACAGTCGCACAAAGTGTGAATGACAGTATCTGGATTCAAACTCACCTTTCATGACTTCAAAAGAAGAGTGGCTTTATCTGAAGGACTGggacttattttttcttctatttttcaggGGATGAACAATCAATACATCCGTCGGGAAGTCTTCTGCTGTGAAACTTGTCACGAGCTCAAAAGCTTCTGGGAAAAAGAAATTAGCAAACAGACTTGTTACCGGGAACTGGAGGAAGATCGTCAGGGAAGGAGCGCCCTGAAAAAGTAGGTGGATtgcttctcttctgtttttttaaagtagatttcCCCAGAAATATACCAGATGTGAACACAGGGagaatgaattattttcattACTCACTGTTCTAAGAGTCTGATTGTTGGATATGGTACGGTAAAGTTGGTGTAGCAACAAGAAGAAGGAGAGTGAAGCTTGGAAGGAAGAAGTTTATTATCCTCATAGGTCTCAGAGAAGGGGTCACCACATGCCATGCAAGGCCACAGGGGAAGCACCAGGTTATGGTCAGGTGGCAAAAGGCAGAAGCAAGGGGAAAGTCTAAGCCATAGCCTTTATTGGGGTTTCCGAGCAAAAGACAAGACAGGGCAGAATAAAcagcttaggattggctagtgTGAGTAATTTCCAAAGGCTTTGGGCTGCAGACATGGTCTTGAGATGTCTGGCCCTGGGATGATTTTGGGCAGGGGAATTATGGCTTCCTGTGTGAGAGTTAGATAAGGAGGTGGCTGGGGCCACAGACTTTGGATTGGTTGACATGCTCGCAGCCAAGCCCTTTGCTATCTCTAAGAAAGGGCTAGCCCTGGGAAGGGCATTTTTTCCTGGCCACCAAgctttttaagatgtcaaaacatgataaaatatagaaaattaaagaCATGACTAATTCATCCACTAGTTCAGACTTGCCACCATCtataccagggtttctcaacctcagcactattgacatttaggGCCTTATAATTCTTTCTtgcaggggctgtcctgtgctttGCAAGATGTTTAGCAGCCTCCTTCAAAACATGAgataccaggggccggccccgtggcatagtggttaagtgcacacactccgctgctggcagcccgggttcagatccctggtacgcaccgacgcacagcttgggaggccatgctgtggcagcatcccatataaagtggagtaagatgggcacagatgttagcccagggccagtcttcctcagcaaaaacaaaagaggaggattggcatggatgttagctcagggatgactgtcctcagaaaaagagaaaaataataaaaaacatgagATACCAGTAGGACTCCTCTCCCCCACTGTGACAAGTGAAAACAATCTAACTTGGCCAAAGATCCCCTGGAGCGCAAAGTCACCCCTGACTGAGAACCAATGACTTATAGATATGAATGAGGCTTTTTTTATGTAACAAAAATGAAGTtctgttatttatattttgataaacTGAAAATATCTCTTCCTTACCCTGCCTCTGTTGTCATCCCCAGCACATGAAGTCACACTAAATTTCAGGGTTAGGTCAACAGATATATGTAAGTGTGAAAGAGCCCAGTCTGAGATGATACATATTTAGATTCTTGGAGGAAGGATAATGTGGTCTTCCCCTCACTGGCAAGTGAGCTTATTGTTCTAGCCAAAGGCGTCTGCTGAGAGGGGAACATTTCCTTCTCTGAGAAGACGAGTCACATGTGTCCACGTCGCTGAAAGGGTCAGTCCTGCCCTCACACGTGCAGTGCCTTGGAGCAGACAGACCAGCTCAACTCTTCAGGGACTGTCTGGATTCTCCATCCCTAAAATGGGAACAGCCCAGCAGGTTGTCTGTTTGCTAAGATGTCCACTCCCAGGTGGCAGCTGTGTGTTCTGCCAGCCAGCAAGGCACTATGCCTCCATGTTTCTGAGATGAACACACGTGTAATTCACATGTGTTGAACCAATATTAACTTCTAAAAACCTCTCCTAAGCCCCTGAGGGGAAATAACCTCCCTCCATACCCAGAGAAGAGCTCTGGCATCATTCCAGCTACATTCCTGGTTGTCCAGCAAGCAAAACCAGTTTTTCTACATGCTGGAGGAGTCACATGTTGAAGCATCCAGTCCTGCAGATTCCAGGGGAGCCAGGAGAGTCAGTTGTGTGGGCCCCGCCGGCGTCTTCCCCTAGGCCCGGCCCACAAGCTCGCCGGGATGCAGATCCGAGCACGGGCTCTGTACTGCGTCCTCCTTTCCAGAAGCCCTGGGTTGCagaattaaaagcaaaatttgCAATATGATTTGATTTTTGTCAAAATACATATATGATCTATCTATATGTAAAGGAAAAACATtagcagaaaatacagagataTTAAGGTTATTTCGGCTGGTAGGATGGCAGATTTTGTATGTATGTGCTCTCCTATTTTTTCCAAAGTTTCTACAATGATACTGTGCCATtttgtaattaggaaaaaaaagttataaaaaaaggaaaccaattGCAAATAGTCCGTAGAACAAATGCATTAATTCTCCAGGCTCCCGTGTACCCCAGAAATGACCCCCTTCAAAGTTTGGAacagttttttcttccttctatagCCAAGAGAATAAATCTTCAAAATGTGCTTATCATGAAACATTTCATCATTGTGTCCCCCAAATAAGTGTTTAAAGATGTGGACAGAGCCGCTGCACTGCTTGGGAGCAGAGGAAGATCACTGGAGCCAAGGAGCAGAGGCAGCATCCTGTGGTCCCACCTCTATTCTTGTCACACTTACTAGAGCTTTTGCCCTTAACAACTGTGAATAAAACCCCAAAGTCTTCTTAATTTGGTAAACAATGAATGAAAACCtagtggttttattatttttgctaaaaaataaaacaaaaaacacatccACATATATCTCAGATGAACCAGATGTTTTCAAACCAAAATCAGAATGTTGGAACATTTGTTCAAATCCTGCTGATCTGAGCAAAGTTTGAAATGCTGTCCTAACAGAATAATCTTCCAGCGTACACTTGCAGACCAATGACTGTTGTGAACCCACAGGTCACTATTCCAGCCCTGTGGGCTATGCCTCTCCACACTCCACTATACACAAGCACATGTGCCCAACACACATGTAACACTCACTCTTTTTTTCTACCCTCCAGTTGTAAAAGGCAGACTCAAGTCACTATGCAATCAAGAAATGTTCTAAGTGAACAGTAGAAGACAAAAACCTCAAATTTTCCACCAACCTCTTTGCTGATAGGACAAAGCCAGTATTGCCttattcctctctctctgcctcgctGACTGGCAAGAACTTGAGCCAAAGCTGGGTGAGTGGAAACAGGTGTTTTGCCATGGGCATGCGCATTAGCACTCACCTGCAGGTTCACTGACCGGGAGGAAGGCAGCCAGAACTGCAGAGAATCCATTCACCCTGGTAACTGATGTACCTGGCAGAGGCCCTAGAGGTGAGAGCACAAGGCTCCAGGGCTGGAAACCCCTTACTCTCTCTGGGTCTGGCCAGAAAGAAGCAACAGAGCAGGGGTGGGTTTGGCCCCCTGGAGGAGTTGCAACCTGCAAATAACTGATTGAGGCAATTTGAGAAAAGTCAAGTGCAGTATAGGCACGATGACCAAACCTCTTGCTTTGTTGGAACACGCCAGGGGGACGCCTATCATTCCATTATAATTCTGGATTGCACTccctttaattttcaaaactacTCAGTTTACATGATAAGTTATACGGACGTCTAAGTCTAAATGCCAGCCTGTAACTATAACTGAGAAACTGTACAGtgtttatatgaaaaaataatggtTTACTGCAAGAACAGTCT contains these protein-coding regions:
- the FAM240B gene encoding protein FAM240B, whose amino-acid sequence is MNNQYIRREVFCCETCHELKSFWEKEISKQTCYRELEEDRQGRSALKKLREEWKQRLEKRLQMLDNPDEKGKQANTMG